From a region of the Saccharomyces cerevisiae S288C chromosome IX, complete sequence genome:
- the SIM1 gene encoding putative glucosidase SIM1 (Protein of the SUN family (Sim1p, Uth1p, Nca3p, Sun4p); may participate in DNA replication; promoter contains SCB regulation box at -300 bp indicating that expression may be cell cycle-regulated; SIM1 has a paralog, SUN4, that arose from the whole genome duplication) yields MKFSTAVTTLISSGAIVSALPHVDVHQEDAHQHKRAVAYKYVYETVVVDSDGHTVTPAASEVATAATSAIITTSVLAPTSSAAAADSSASIAVSSAALAKNEKISDAAASATASTSQGASSSSSSSSATSTLESSSVSSSSEEAAPTSTVVSTSSATQSSASSATKSSTSSTSPSTSTSTSTSSTSSSSSSSSSSSSSSSGSGSIYGDLADFSGPSEKFQDGTIPCDKFPSGQGVISIDWIGEGGWSGVENTDTSTGGSCKEGSYCSYSCQPGMSKTQWPSDQPSDGRSVGGLLCKNGYLYRSNTDADYLCEWGVEAAYVVSKLSKGVAICRTDYPGTENMVIPTYVEGGSSLPLTVVDQDTYFTWEGKKTSAQYYVNNAGVSVEDGCIWGTSGSGIGNWAPLNFGAGSTGGVTYLSLIPNPNNSDALNYNVKIVAADDSSNVIGECVYENGEFSGGADGCTVSVTSGKAHFVLYN; encoded by the coding sequence ATGAAATTCTCAACTGCCGTTACTACGTTGATTAGTTCTGGTGCCATCGTGTCTGCTTTACCACACGTGGATGTTCACCAAGAAGATGCCCACCAACATAAGAGGGCCGTTGCGTACAAATACGTTTACGAAACTGTTGTTGTCGATTCTGATGGCCACACTGTAACTCCTGCTGCTTCAGAAGTCGCTACTGCTGCTACCTCTGCTATCATTACAACATCTGTGTTGGCTCCAACCTCCTCCGCAGCCGCTGCGGATAGCTCCGCTTCCATTGCTGTTTCATCTGCTGCCTTAGCCAAGAATGAGAAAATCTCTGATGCCGCTGCATCTGCCACTGCCTCAACATCTCAAGGGGCatcctcctcctcctcctcctcctcgGCAACTTCTACCCTAGAAAGCAGCTCTGTTTCTTCATCTAGTGAAGAAGCTGCTCCAACATCTACTGTCGTGTCAACTTCTTCCGCAACCCAATCTAGTGCTTCTTCTGCCACTAAATCTAGTACTTCTTCCACTTCACCATCTACTTCTACTTCTACTTCCACTTCTTCTacttcctcttcctcttcctcctcctcctcctcttcttcttcttcttctggcagtggtagtatCTACGGTGATTTGGCCGACTTTTCAGGCCCAAGTGAGAAATTCCAAGACGGCACTATTCCATGTGACAAATTCCCATCTGGTCAAGGTGTCATTTCTATTGACTGGATTGGCGAGGGTGGATGGTCCGGTGTGGAAAACACCGACACTTCCACTGGCGGTTCATGCAAGGAGGGGTCCTACTGTTCCTACTCCTGCCAACCAGGTATGTCTAAGACCCAATGGCCATCCGATCAACCATCTGACGGTAGATCTGTCGGGGGTTTGTTGTGTAAAAATGGTTATTTGTACCGTTCTAACACTGACGCGGATTACTTATGTGAATGGGGTGTCGAGGCTGCCTATGTTGTTTCTAAACTAAGCAAGGGTGTCGCCATTTGCAGAACCGACTACCCGGGCACTGAAAACATGGTTATCCCAACCTATGTTGAAGGGGGTAGCTCTTTGCCATTGACCGTTGTTGACCAAGATACTTACTTTACTTGGGAAGGCAAAAAGACATCTGCTCAATACTACGTTAATAACGCCGGCGTCTCAGTTGAAGATGGGTGTATCTGGGGTACTTCTGGATCTGGTATTGGTAACTGGGCACCATTAAACTTTGGTGCTGGCTCCACTGGTGGAGTGACATACTTATCATTGATTCCTAACCCAAACAACAGCGACGCATTGAACTACAACGTCAAGATAGTTGCTGCTGATGATTCATCCAATGTCATCGGTGAATGTGTTTACGAAAATGGTGAGTTCTCTGGCGGTGCTGACGGGTGTACCGTCTCTGTTACTTCCGGTAAAGCTCATTTCGTCTTATACAATTAA
- the POG1 gene encoding Pog1p (DNA-binding transcriptional activator; involved in cell cycle regulation; overexpression promotes recovery from pheromone induced arrest via CLN1/2 transcription, induction of of IME1 during sporulation, and suppression of stress sensitivity resulting from mutation of the E3 ubiquitin ligase Rsp5p; binds upstream of BAR1 and cell cycle-related genes; phosphorylated form may be ubiquitinated by Dma2p; potential Cdc28p substrate; regulated by Swi4/6 cell-cycle box binding factor (SBF)) yields the protein MKQEPHRQSEEKEKPKGPMAVEREQHTSLSSGTTVTASTGDESTNSRPVESSQTEKSLSLRIRILKQLGFDDIQELNACDTGLVEQFLNVRLINDTKELEKIRESNLAKLNQIIDKCMESDKISDSTLNKILDMSMNRDTNNDNNNHLTIPSPITTKKRKINASELASPRGHRRYRSDIPTVSEVETGVGYPQIHQQPGAYTLPMPANQWMSNPYMQPPQPQVQQIMPQYLYPPGMGPQAQLPTMSSNSESQTPVMSSQFLSLNQHGLYQQNIGAHPVMSMGPQANIYGQQHQLQPGQERDQSRKSFSHRRSQSANISMANFRSPMRNPQPASSQRPVNFLIHTPKHPPPT from the coding sequence ATGAAGCAGGAGCCACATAGACAATccgaagaaaaagagaagccGAAAGGACCAATGGCTGTTGAACGAGAGCAGCATACCTCATTATCTTCTGGTACAACCGTGACAGCTAGTACAGGAGACGAGAGTACCAACAGTAGACCAGTGGAATCATCGCAAACAGAAAAGTCTCTATCGCTTCGAATAAGAATATTAAAACAACTTGGGTTTGACGATATTCAAGAACTAAATGCATGCGACACTGGCCTAGTGGAGCAATTTTTAAACGTACGATTGATAAACGACACAAAAGAACTAGAAAAGATACGCGAGTCAAATCTTGCGAAACTAAACCAGATTATTGATAAATGTATGGAAAGTGATAAAATAAGTGATTCGACATTAAACAAGATTCTTGATATGTCCATGAATAGAGATACAAATAATGATAACAACAATCATCTTACGATACCGTCTCCGATAACGACAAAGAAACGCAAGATAAACGCCTCCGAACTTGCAAGTCCACGAGGCCATAGAAGATATAGATCTGATATACCTACAGTGTCAGAAGTTGAGACAGGGGTCGGATACCCTCAAATACACCAGCAACCAGGCGCATATACTTTACCTATGCCTGCAAATCAGTGGATGAGCAACCCGTATATGCAACCTCCGCAACCACAAGTGCAACAGATAATGCCGCAGTATTTATATCCACCAGGGATGGGACCACAAGCTCAGCTTCCTACAATGAGCTCAAACTCGGAGTCCCAGACACCAGTGATGAGCTCACAGTTTCTTTCCTTGAACCAGCATGGCCTTTACCAACAAAATATAGGTGCTCATCCGGTAATGAGTATGGGCCCACAGGCAAATATATACGGGCAGCAGCACCAGCTGCAACCTGGTCAGGAACGAGACCAGtcaagaaaaagttttAGTCATAGAAGGTCACAAAGTGCCAATATTTCCATGGCAAATTTTAGGTCGCCCATGCGAAATCCCCAGCCGGCTTCGTCCCAAAGGCCCGTCAATTTTCTCATTCATACACCAAAACATCCTCCTCCCACATGA
- the QDR2 gene encoding cation transporter (Plasma membrane transporter of the major facilitator superfamily; member of the 12-spanner drug:H(+) antiporter DHA1 family; exports copper; has broad substrate specificity and can transport many mono- and divalent cations; transports a variety of drugs and is required for resistance to quinidine, barban, cisplatin, and bleomycin; contributes to potassium homeostasis; expression is regulated by copper), giving the protein MAGATSSIIRENDFEDELAESMQSYNRETADKLALTRTESVKPEPEITAPPHSRFSRSFKTVLIAQCAFTGFFSTIAGAIYYPVLSVIERKFDIDEELVNVTVVVYFVFQGLAPTFMGGFADSLGRRPVVLVAIVIYFGACIGLACAQTYAQIIVLRCLQAAGISPVIAINSGIMGDVTTRAERGGYVGYVAGFQVLGSAFGALIGAGLSSRWGWRAIFWFLAIGSGICFLASFLILPETKRNISGNGSVTPKSYLNRAPILVLPTVRKSLHLDNPDYETLELPTQLNLLAPFKILKAYEICILMLVAGLQFAMYTTHLTALSTALSKQYHLTVAKVGLCYLPSGICTLCSIVIAGRYLNWNYRRRLKYYQNWLGKKRSKLLEEHDNDLNLVQRIIENDPKYTFNIFKARLQPAFVTLLLSSSGFCAYGWCITVKAPLAAVLCMSGFASLFSNCILTFSTTLIVDLFPTKTSTATGCLNLFRCILSAVFIAALSKMVEKMKFGGVFTFLGALTSSSSILLFILLRKGKELAFKRKKQELGVN; this is encoded by the coding sequence ATGGCAGGAGCAACATCAAGTATAATTCGGGAAAATGATTTTGAGGACGAGCTTGCGGAGAGTATGCAGTCATATAATAGAGAAACTGCAGACAAATTGGCTTTGACTAGGACCGAGAGTGTAAAGCCAGAACCGGAGATAACCGCTCCGCCTCACTCACGCTTTTCCCGTTCTTTCAAGACAGTTTTAATAGCTCAGTGCGCTTTCACTGGGTTTTTCTCCACAATAGCAGGTGCCATCTACTATCCAGTTCTGAGCGTtatagaaagaaaattcgatATTGACGAGGAATTGGTGAATGTCACTGTTGTAGTATATTTTGTATTTCAGGGTCTTGCCCCCACATTCATGGGCGGGTTTGCCGATTCACTGGGCAGGAGACCGGTGGTGCTTGTCGCAATCGTCATTTATTTTGGTGCCTGCATCGGTCTTGCTTGTGCTCAAACGTATGCTCAGATCATTGTGCTAAGATGTCTACAAGCCGCCGGTATTTCACCCGTGATTGCGATTAACAGCGGAATAATGGGAGATGTTACTACTAGAGCCGAGCGCGGCGGGTACGTTGGATATGTTGCTGGATTTCAAGTTCTAGGTTCTGCGTTCGGAGCCCTTATCGGTGCCGGATTATCATCTAGATGGGGATGGAGAGCCATCTTTTGGTTCTTAGCAATTGGATCTGGCATTTGCTTCCTAGCCTcgtttttaattttgccAGAAACAAAGAGGAACATATCCGGGAATGGTTCTGTCACCCCAAAATCATACTTAAATAGAGCTCCCATTCTTGTTTTGCcaacagtaagaaaatCATTGCATTTGGATAATCCAGATTACGAAACATTGGAACTGCCCACGCAACTAAATCTACTGGCGCCCttcaagattttgaaagctTATGAAATTTGTATACTTATGCTAGTCGCTGGATTACAATTTGCCATGTATACTACGCACCTTACGGCGTTATCCACAGCTTTGAGTAAACAATATCACTTGACTGTTGCAAAGGTAGGATTATGCTACCTTCCCTCCGGTATCTGCACATTATGTAGTATTGTCATTGCTGGAAGATATTTGAATTGGAATTACAGGCGCAGATTAAAATATTACCAAAATTGGTTGGGCAAGAAGAGATCAAAGCTTTTAGAAGAACACGACAACGACCTTAATTTGGTGCAACGTATCATAGAAAATGATCCCAAATACACCTTTAATATCTTCAAGGCGAGGTTGCAACCCGCATTTGTTACCTTGCTTTTAAGCAGTAGCGGATTTTGTGCGTACGGATGGTGCATTACTGTCAAAGCCCCTTTAGCGGCCGTTCTTTGCATGAGTGGATTTGCGTCGCTGTTTTCCAATTGCATTTTGACTTTTTCAACAACTCTAATAGTTGATCTTTTTCCCACGAAGACATCTACGGCTACGGGATGTTTAAACCTTTTCAGATGCATTCTATCTGCTGTGTTTATAGCTGCATTGAGTAAAATGgtagaaaaaatgaaattcgGAGGtgtttttacatttttggGGGCTTTAACCTCCTCGTCATCGATCCTCTTATTTATTCTCTTGAGAAAAGGTAAAGAATTAGCCTTTAAGAGGAAAAAGCAAGAACTGGGAGTAAATTAA
- the QDR1 gene encoding multidrug transporter (Multidrug transporter of the major facilitator superfamily; member of the 12-spanner drug:H(+) antiporter DHA1 family; involved in spore wall assembly; sequence similarity to DTR1 and QDR3, and the triple mutant dtr1 qdr1 qdr3 exhibits reduced dityrosine fluorescence relative to the single mutants; required for resistance to quinidine, ketoconazole, fluconazole, and barban; QDR1 has a paralog, AQR1, that arose from the whole genome duplication), protein MTKQQTSVMRNASIAKEEREGSDNNNVDRSSSDAISDNDAERSNSHSEIDNESNFDMVPYSRFSHKQKMLLVVQCAFTGFFSTVAGSIYYPVLTIIERKFNITEELANVTIVVYFIFQGVAPSIMGGLADTFGRRPIVLWAILAYFCACIGLACAHNYAQILALRCLQAAGISPVIAINSGIMGDVTTKVERGGYVGLVAGFQVVGTAFGALIGAGLSSKWGWRAIFWFLAIGSGICLVFSTLLMPETKRTLVGNGSVTPRSFLNRSLILHVGSVKKTLHLDDPDPETLEPRTSVDFLAPLKILHIREIDILLSIAGLQFSTWTTHQTALTIVLSKKYNLSVAKIGLCFLPAGISTLTSIISAGRYLNWSYRTRKVKYNRWIKEQELQLMEKYKGDKNKVAELIHSNSHYAFNLVEARLHPAFVTLLLSSIGFTAFGWCISVKTPLAAVLCTSAFASLFSNCILTFSTTLIVDLFPSKASTATGCLNLFRCLLSAIFIAALTKMVEKMRYGGVFTFLSAITSSSSLLLFYLLKNGKQLSFDRIRANDKSAGRSVGKNSEKVST, encoded by the coding sequence ATGACCAAACAACAAACTTCTGTAATGCGTAACGCATCTATAGCCAAGGAAGAACGTGAAGGAtctgataataataatgtgGACAGATCCAGCTCAGATGCCATCAGTGACAACGACGCAGAAAGATCTAATTCTCATTCTGAAATAGATAACGaatcaaattttgatatgGTGCCTTATTCAAGGTTCAGCCATAAGCAAAAAATGCTTCTTGTCGTTCAGTGTGCCTTCACaggctttttttcaacCGTGGCAGGGTCTATCTACTATCCAGTGCTTACTATTATTGAGAGGAAATTTAACATCACAGAAGAGTTAGCTAATGTCACTATTGTggtttattttattttccaaggGGTGGCTCCTTCAATTATGGGTGGTTTAGCTGATACATTTGGAAGGCGGCCTATTGTATTATGGGCAATCTTAGCCTACTTCTGTGCCTGCATCGGACTGGCATGTGCACATAATTACGCCCAAATCCTGGCTTTAAGGTGTTTACAGGCAGCAGGTATTTCTCCTGTTATTGCAATAAATAGCGGAATAATGGGAGATGTAACGACAAAAGTAGAGAGGGGTGGATATGTTGGATTGGTTGCAGGGTTCCAAGTTGTTGGAACTGCATTCGGTGCATTGATTGGTGCCGGATTATCCTCGAAATGGGGTTGGAGGGcaattttttggtttttggCTATTGGTTCCGGAATTTGTCTAGTTTTTTCAACCTTATTGATGCCAGAGACAAAAAGAACTTTGGTGGGAAACGGCTCCGTAACACCAAGGTCATTTTTGAATAGGTCTTTGATATTGCATGTTGGTTCcgtaaaaaaaacattacATTTAGACGATCCTGACCCTGAGACCTTAGAACCACGTACTAGCGTGGATTTTTTAGCacctttaaaaattttgcacATACGAGAAATAGACATTTTATTGTCCATTGCCGGCCTGCAATTTTCCACGTGGACCACTCATCAAACAGCCTTAACAATTGTATTGAGTAAAAAGTACAATCTATCTGTTGCAAAAATAGGCCTGTGCTTTTTACCTGCAGGAATCTCGACACTGACAAGTATTATCTCTGCTGGTCGGTACTTAAATTGGAGCTACAGAACAAGAAAGGTTAAATACAACAGATGGATtaaagaacaagaattaCAGCTGATGGAGAAATATAAAGGTGATAAAAACAAGGTAGCAGAACTTATTCACTCTAATTCTCATTATGCATTCAATTTAGTGGAGGCAAGGTTGCATCCAGCATTTGTGACACTTCTTCTCAGTAGCATTGGCTTTACTGCCTTTGGATGGTGTATTTCGGTGAAAACACCGCTTGCTGCTGTATTATGCACAAGTGCATTTGcaagtttattttcaaactgTATTTTGACCTTCTCTACTACTTTGATAGTAGATCTCTTTCCGTCTAAGGCTTCTACCGCAACAGGTTGCTTAAATTTATTTAGATGTCTCCTATCCGCAATTTTCATTGCAGCACTGACCAAGATGGTCGAGAAGATGAGATATGGAGGTGTTTTTACGTTTTTGAGTGCTATaacttcatcttcatcgcTTTTATTATTCTATCTCCTGAAGAATGGGAAACAACTATCGTTCGATAGGATTAGGGCAAATGATAAGTCGGCTGGAAGGTCAGTTGGtaaaaattcagaaaaagTTTCGAcgtga
- the RPI1 gene encoding Rpi1p (Transcription factor, allelic differences between S288C and Sigma1278b; mediates fermentation stress tolerance by modulating cell wall integrity; overexpression suppresses heat shock sensitivity of wild-type RAS2 overexpression and also suppresses cell lysis defect of mpk1 mutation; allele from S288c can confer fMAPK pathway independent transcription of FLO11; S288C and Sigma1278b alleles differ in number of tandem repeats within ORF), which produces MYLEYLQPKLNLMDESSTISKNFPDYSPNLNTPITSNFNEETGSDCSLVTPRIISSSNSNSNSNSNSNSNSNSGSIDENELNNSNSSSSSARQIRKKWKEPEDIAFITTIMNNSQLLTFVEYFKPMKNFWKKISKILFQQYGYERNSRQCHDRFKVLYTKSLKVHPSKKSKQKKKKSKQEAGSNLNFDPSKLSRMQYLLVQLQNTFSFVNGNIILKSQKTLKPNKNGTNDNINNHYYNNCNNNNNNINNSNNSNNNNSNNINRNSNHSTNVFSTPEHIQSSINLDKLESLPALDTKGEPSFISPAQFSLLSSAPADNLILQTPPSPFFQQTMPIQLPRDAQQEQISPVFSTDVIYMWQTMFNTIENLKEQVNCLKNEVKQLNHKFYQQNKPLHNMSTSDSENFMQQH; this is translated from the coding sequence ATGTACTTGGAATATCTTCAACCGAAGTTGAACCTAATGGATGAGTCTAGCACTATAAGCAAAAATTTCCCTGATTATTCACCAAATTTAAACACACCCATTACTTCAaattttaatgaagaaacGGGTTCGGACTGCTCTTTAGTTACTCCAAGAATAATTTCCAGTTCAAATTCGAATTCGAACTCCAATTCTAATTCGAACTCCAACTCCAACTCAGGCTCTATTGACGAAAATGAGCTAAACAACTCTAATTCATCCTCCTCGTCTGCAAGACagataaggaaaaaatggaaagagCCTGAGGATATAGCATTCATTACTACAATAATGAATAATTCTCAATTACTAACATTCGTAGAATATTTCAAGCCtatgaagaatttttggaaaaaaatttcaaaaatccTATTCCAACAATATGGGTACGAGAGAAACTCTCGTCAATGTCATGATAGATTTAAAGTCTTATACACAAAGTCTTTGAAAGTGCatccatcaaagaaatccaagcaaaagaaaaaaaaatcaaaacaagAGGCAGGCTCAAACTTAAATTTTGATCCGTCAAAATTATCTAGAATGCAGTATTTGCTAGTGCAGTTACAAAACACTTTTAGTTTTGTAAACGGAAACATTATACTCAAGTCGCAAAAAACATTGAAGCCGAACAAGAATGGTACTAatgataatattaataacCATTATTATAATAATtgtaacaataacaataataatattaacaATAGTAACAATagcaacaataataatagcaataatattaatagGAATAGTAATCATAGTACTAATGTTTTTAGTACACCAGAGCATATTCAGTCAAGTATCAACCTCGATAAATTAGAATCTTTGCCAGCTTTGGATACCAAAGGAGAACCATCCTTCATTAGCCCGGCTCAATTTTCCCTTTTGTCATCAGCACCGGCAGACAATCTAATCCTGCAAACTCCACCATCGCCATTTTTCCAGCAAACAATGCCTATACAGCTACCGCGCGATGcacaacaagaacaaatttCCCCAGTTTTCTCTACAGATGTCATATACATGTGGCAAACAATGTTTAAcactattgaaaatttaaaggAACAAGTAAACTGCttaaaaaatgaagttaAGCAATTAAACCATAAATTTTACCAACAAAATAAACCGTTGCATAATATGTCAACTTCAGActcagaaaattttatgcAACAACATTAA
- the RHO3 gene encoding Rho family GTPase RHO3 (Non-essential small GTPase of the Rho/Rac family of Ras-like proteins; involved in the establishment of cell polarity; GTPase activity positively regulated by the GTPase activating protein (GAP) Rgd1p) — protein sequence MSFLCGSASTSNKPIERKIVILGDGACGKTSLLNVFTRGYFPEVYEPTVFENYIHDIFVDSKHITLSLWDTAGQEEFDRLRSLSYSDTQCIMLCFSIDSRDSLENVQNKWVGEITDHCEGVKLVLVALKCDLRNNENESNAITPNNIQQDNSVSNDNGNNINSTSNGKNLISYEEGLAMAKKIGALRYLECSAKLNKGVNEAFTEAARVALTAGPVATEVKSDSGSSCTIM from the coding sequence ATGTCATTTCTATGTGGGTCAGCTTCAACGTCAAATAAACCGATCGAAAGAAAGATCGTTATTTTGGGCGACGGTGCCTGTGGTAAAACTTCGTTGCTGAATGTTTTCACCAGAGGTTATTTTCCCGAAGTTTATGAGCCTactgtttttgaaaactataTCCATGATATTTTCGTTGACAGTAAACATATCACGCTATCGTTGTGGGATACTGCGGGCCAAGAGGAATTTGACAGGTTACGATCCTTGTCTTATTCAGATACGCAATGTATAATGTTATGTTTCAGTATTGATTCACGCGATTCTTTAGAAAATGTCCAAAATAAATGGGTGGGTGAAATCACTGATCATTGTGAAGGCGTCAAGTTAGTCTTAGTTGCACTAAAGTGTGACTTAAgaaacaatgaaaatgaatctAACGCAATCACACCGAACAATATCCAACAGGATAACAGCGTTTCTAACGACAACGGAAATAACATAAATAGCACCTCAAACGGCAAAAACCTGATAAGTTATGAAGAAGGTCTAGCTATGGCTAAAAAGATCGGTGCGCTACGTTATTTGGAATGTAGCGCTAAGCTGAATAAAGGTGTCAACGAAGCTTTCACAGAAGCCGCAAGAGTTGCTTTAACCGCGGGCCCAGTAGCAACCGAAGTGAAAAGTGACAGTGGATCCAGCTGTACCATTATGTAA
- the PRM5 gene encoding pheromone-regulated protein PRM5 (Pheromone-regulated protein, predicted to have 1 transmembrane segment; induced during cell integrity signaling; PRM5 has a paralog, YNL058C, that arose from the whole genome duplication), whose protein sequence is MTVITIAKRGLPKLTTSTSSTTTASSSSTITSVASSSSSLPLLSNSTSSSIIPSITPPSRNGNPYILDSGDMPNGTVFIVVGGIAGVIFLAILLWWVITTYSSHRLTRSVQDYESKMFSTQHTQFYGDSPYMDYPAKENFQDQVHISESDISPGNKDESVKDALVSHTNNEKPFLSNFERPLFSLASESNRNSLFISPTGDILYKTRLSKLYQESPRLLQKPVIMTSDNVSTNSLVSTISSSSASSLDNGNEKEVGEDIRKPAKIASSPSRKLLNSPESDGSVNRNHSKGNLLVVQSKRKPTPSTYLEHMLEGKEQDE, encoded by the coding sequence ATGACAGTAATCACCATTGCCAAGAGAGGCCTTCCAAAATTAACCACTTCCACTTCTTCGACAACAACTGCCAGTTCAAGTAGTACGATAACATCtgttgcttcttcttcatcttctttacCACTTTTGTCCAACTCTACATCCTCTTCTATTATACCAAGTATTACTCCTCCCTCTAGAAATGGTAATCCTTATATTTTGGATTCCGGGGATATGCCTAATGGAACAGTTTTCATTGTAGTGGGGGGAATCGCGGGagtgatttttttggcaaTATTGCTATGGTGGGTAATAACAACTTATTCTTCGCATAGGTTGACCAGAAGTGTTCAGGACTACGAATCAAAGATGTTTTCCACACAACATACCCAGTTTTACGGCGATTCCCCATATATGGATTATCCcgccaaagaaaatttccaaGATCAGGTCCATATCAGCGAGTCCGATATTAGTCCCGGAAATAAGGATGAATCGGTGAAAGATGCACTTGTATCTCATactaataatgaaaaaccATTCTTAAGTAATTTCGAAAGGCCGCTATTCTCTCTTGCATCCGAATCCAACAGAAATTCACTTTTCATTTCACCAACAGGTGATATCTTATACAAAACAAGGCTATCTAAACTTTACCAAGAAAGCCCTAGATTATTACAGAAACCTGTGATTATGACAAGTGATAATGTATCTACAAATTCTCTGGTGTCTACAATCTCTTCATCATCCGCATCGTCGCTCGATAACGGTAATGAAAAGGAGGTGGGTGAAGACATAAGGAAACCCGCAAAAATTGCATCTTCACCAAGTCGAAAGCTGCTTAATTCACCAGAAAGTGATGGTAGCGTAAATCGTAACCATAGTAAGGGTAATTTGTTGGTCGTACAgtccaaaagaaaacctACACCTTCGACTTATCTCGAGCACATGCTGGAGGGGAAAGAACAGGATGAGTAA